GAGACATTGCTGAGCATAAGCTTAATGCAAATCCTAGTCTGACGTCGGTGCGTCAAAAGAAACGCGGTATGGCCCCCGAAAGGAGTGAATGGCTGAAAGCAGAAGTCGACAAGTTGGTCAAAGCAAATATTCTGCGAGAAGTAAGGTACCAAACGTGGGTAGCAAACCCGGTGCTGGTAAAAAAGCCCGATGGGTCCTGGCGTATGTGTGTTGacttcacggatatcaataaagcatgcccTAAGGATAATTATCCGTTGCCAGAAATAGACTGGAAGGTTGAATCTTTAGCCGGCTTCCGATACAAATGTTTTTTGGATgcgtacaaaggataccatcaaatacagatggcagcggatgatgaggacaaaactgctttcCATACAAGTCAAGGCATATACTGCTATACAAAGATGCCATTTGGTCTAAAAAATACCGGAGCAACATATCAGCGGGTAATAGACGAAGCTTTCAAAGGTCAGATTGGGAGAAACTACAACAGAACAAGGTCTGTTGGAGGATATATTAGAAACATTTGCGTCGTTAAGAAAGGTTAATATGAAGCTCAACCCATCGAAGTGCAGTTTCAGAGAAGAAGAAGGAAAATTTCTTGGTTACATAATAACTGAGCGTGGAATACGTGCAAATCCAAAGAAAATAGAGGCAATTGAGAATATGCCATCACCAAGAAATAAAAAAGAAGTCCAAAGTTTAACAGGTAAGCTGGCGGCACTAACCAGGTTTTTGTCAAAGTCCGCAGAGCGATCACTCCCATTTTTTGGGACATTAAAGAATTGCTTAAAGAAATCGGATTTCAAGTGGACAGAGGAAGCAGAAACGGCGTTTCAGGAAATGAAAAAATTGCTGAAGGAGCTGCCTACAATGACTGCGCCAATTGCTGGAGAAACATTGATACTGTACTTGGCGGCATCAAAAGAAGCAATAAGTTCAGTGTTGATAGCGGACAGAGGACAGGTACGCACTATAAAATTAAATATAGCTAACTTTCAATCAATAGGCatttaaatatataattatgcTATGCGGACAGGTGCAAATGCCTGTGTATTTCGTTAGCAAAGCTTTGACAGGGAGATAATTAAATTATCCTgcgatcgaaaaattagtttatgcACTCGTGCATACGGATAGACGCTTGCGGAGATATTTCCAAGCGCACCCAATAAGGGTTCTAACAGATCAGCCGATAAAGCAGGTATGACACACAACTTGTTGTTTGCAATAAATACGAAATTGCTTGATAAGTTCTAGCAAATTCACATTCGCTGATACTTGTTGAGTAGGTGCTATATAAGCCATAAAATTCtggtcgcatggccaaatgggctattAAATTGGGAGAACATGAGATAAGCTTCTCACTACGAAGTGCGGTAAAAGGAcaagtcctagcagattatctgcctgaaacagccggagatatcgaagtctcgcatgaatcaaaagaaataccacctcTGCCCGAACAACTGTGGGAAATGCACACAGATGGGGCTTGTGGTCCAGAAGGCACAGGGGCAGGAATAGTCCTAAAAAGTCCAGAGGGAGAAGAATATACCTTCGCACTGCGATTTAGCTTCCCCGTCACAAATAACGAAGCCGAATATGAAGCATTGTTATCTGGGATGCGGGTAGCAAAACATCTGGAGGTTAAAGAATTGTCAGTATACGTTGATTCGCAGTTGGTTGCAAATCAAATTAACGGAATATTCGAAGCACATGATGAATCAATGCAAAAATATTTGAGGCTAGTGCAAGAGTTAGCAGTTGACTTCGATTTGTTCCAGATAACTCAGATTTTAAGGACGCTGAACAAAAAGGCGGATGCGTTAAGCAAGTTAGCCGCGTTAACATTCAgtcattttaagaaagaaatttgggtTGAGGAAGTTAAGATAAAATCTATTGAAGAGAATAGTGTTTCAGCTGCGGTTGAAGAAGAAGAGCGAAGTTGGATGACACCAATAATAGAATTTCTAACTAAAGGTACGTTGCCGATAGATTCAAGTGAAGCAAGAAAGATTAAGATGAAAGCACCAATGTATCTGTTAGACAAGGGAGTCCTATACAGAAAGTCTTTTCTGGGGCCTCATTTGCGGTGTCTCAATCCAACTCAAGCGGAGTCGATCATACGGGAAGTACATGACGGAATGTGCGCTTTGCATTCAGGACACAAAACAGTCGCTTCCAAAATAATGCGGCTTGGATATTACTGGCCGTCAATGTATAGAGATGCTGCAGAGGTAATTCGCAAGTGTCAATCGTGTCAGCTTCATGCACCAGTAAGCAAGACTCCGCGACATCCTATGATACCGGTTGCGTCCCCATGGCCGTtttgcaaatgggcaatcgacatagtaggGCCATTTCCCGCAGGACCAGGGGGTGTAAAATTTCTGGTAGTGGCCATTGATTATTTCACGAAATGGGTAGAGGCCAAACCACTAAAGACAATTTCGGGCAAGCAAATTCAAAATTTCGTATGGGAAAACATCGTCTGTCggtttggaataccaaatgaaatagtGAGCGACAATGGTACGCAATTTGAGGGAAACCCTTTTAGTGACTGGTGCCAAGAATTGAATATAAAGAAAACTTTTACGTCAGTCgcacatagagtgtctatggttattccaaataatatatataaatgcatctatggttattccaaataatatatataaatgcgtcgatatgatatgtcaaaaccttgtatacgtgtcccgatatttaaagtgtgtaacataaataacagaaattaaataacgataaataaagtgcgtaaagtaaataacagaaattaaatgacgataaataaaattgcgagaatgtaaattgcgataatataaaatgtcatcagttagctaggaacaattagctaggaacagttagcgtggattcttaacaaaatttctcatagttaatttgtttgtttctaacaaattttattttgtccaatgttttcttcattatgccacttgttggattctgatagatcaaaatccaaatatgaaattgaatgaaaatggttattatgcggtgagcggatacgtatatcggtggttgtaaataggatagtaaatgactgttgaatcagattcgaagaatgtacaatgtaacttattaatatgaaatctaaatattcctcgggtattacctacccgttaaaatattttcaccattaacagtttgtacaaaagaatttttaattacaatctttatgaaaacatatatacatatatattttcttcagacgtaatcatggatttaatgagtcaatgtgatatttaaCTCATCATATTTAtggctaaaactagagtacataatctctaaaacattaaagattacataattgccatgaaggacgaagataatttatgtagaacgattcgtagaacgatgattatattcgaggtaccgaatgagacgttgaggcgtgtgacgttgaaacttgggttgttggtggtaatgttattgatgttgttgctgaagctggtaagttttgcaccatattctgcaaattgattactcgagcgcgaagcttgttggcttcttccattattccggaatgattgtcggttggaacgagcggctgaataaggtttataattgtggatagaatataatcgtgttgagatattcgggaaatgagggtgaaaatggtgtttcggactggttcgccggtaagtgcttcaggttcatcatcaagaggtaaattcggttggtggaagggatcgccttcttcgcgtctctattgatgaagtcaactacgaacccatcagatgaattggggatgactgattggttgattcattctagtgacgctgataggtgaaactccatatcggaatggctgtcggaatcccaggaatttgaactggttgagggattcatctcgtacgatcagatgaaggattttcgattagaaatagattataggatgtagattagtaccctgcaatacataatttacatatgcatatataatactaacatcccataagttacggaggaatctacggaagttgtcaggcaaaggtaacaataacagatacgctaagatatgaatttatctatacactgtctatgcaatagagacaCTAAGACGTGTCTAgtatttaaggatgataagcaaataattttcgacactaaatgataagaaaaacttttaacatgcagacacggtcgaagtccagactcactaatgtatctaaacaactatcagttagacacactaatgcaagacctggttcgctaagaccaccgctctgataccaactgtcataccccgtccaaatcctcttgaacgaatacaataacatctggtaccattgcgatgaacggacctctatatgccatgaacgactccatgtaatataagcaaatgcacagcggaagatttctttcatacctgagaataaacatgctttaaagtatcaaccaaaaggttggtgagttcataagtttaacataaaacaataaaatttatcattttgatagaccacaaaatttaaatcctgcatggtacaaatgggccccaatcctatacccacctgtaatgtacatgcgatatcttttaaatacagtacatctttctcgtgtacgaaatcatctttcataaatcttagtaaccgtacacatatctcgtgcataaaaataacatacacataacctgtgtataaaatcattctctcgatacataacattcatatcaattggtggcaattatcatgtccacataattcaatggtggcaattatcatgtccacataattcaatggtggcaattatcatgtccacataattcaatggtggcaattatcatgtccacataattcaacaataatccgcagaacttctgtctgcataataattcattcgaggaatgttttgcttgtgtctatctcgtcaaacatttataaaagcatttcatgtattcgcagttcaaaatatatttcaaaagcatttaataaagcagttgtaaaaatagcgcatgcattctcagtcccaaaaatataaagagtaaaagggaatcaaatgaactcacacatataaatattgtaaaacagttaataaaacatttgcatgtattctcagcccaaaatataatgagtaaaaagggagcaaatgaactcacaatacgatattttgtagtaaaaatatgcatacgacggtactgaacaatgcagagttggcctcggatttacgaacctatattagttatatatattaaaacgtataattaacatgtaataataatcaaaccagtttatatatattaattatataatttattatttattataatatatttgttatttttaaatgttatatatatctacatgttacttttatattaaaatagtaaattagatagttttatgatatatgtaataattatatttttttatattgatatcttttatttaaaataataattatgataatactaaaataatgatgataatactaataatgatattgataaaaataatatagttgtaataataataataataataataataataataataataataataataataataataataatattaataataataatgttaataataataataataataataataataataataataataataataataataataatattactagtagtaaaagtgataataataataataataataataataataataataataataataataataataattttaataatatagttgtgataataataattttaataataacaatactaataatgataatcatattattaataataatgataatattaatcataatactcatattaatgataataatgaaatcgtaatgttaataataatcataagtcataaccataataataataataataataataataataataataataataataataataataataataataataataataataataataataataataataaaaataataataatactaataataataataataataataataatactacctcacatgaaaaagctccaaaaagaaaataactgtctttgacagggctcgaacccacgacctcttgttcaacaacacaacaccctaaccattcgTCTATTTTGTTTTATCTATTATAACCCGGATTAAAATTTATTTAACCTATCCAACAGTTAGTTCATGAAGCCCAGTTTCAATTCGGCCCAACATTATCCCAACATTAAATACTAAGCTCGCTTAAAATCTGAATTTTATGGACTGCAATCTCGTTTGCAAGGATATAATCCAACCAGTAGaaaacaaataataaaaaaaaaacgcctGCTCTTATCATAATTACATCGTCATCATCTCATCATCCACCTTATACaattatcatcatcttctttcatatcgtaatcatcatcatcgtttatttCATTTTATCAACTTCATCGTTATCGTTATTATCCATCATCTTCCTCGTCATTTAACAGGAACATAAACAGAAACTTACAGCAGTAATTTGTGATGGGATTGGGGTGCTTCTCGAAtggaaacaaaagaaaaaaaatagcgTAGCTGCAGTTGCTACAGTAAAACCAAAAGAGGTTCGAACATCATGAAGGTTGCAGCAATCAGATGGTATAAATTAAGTGGGTTTCGATAACACATATAAATGAAAATAGGAGAGTGCAGCCGTAGTTGTAGTTAAACCGTAGCATTTGAATCAAGAACAAAAACAGGAACGGGGTGGTTCAATGATGTTGGAAGGTGGCAGGTGGCGGTTTTAGGCGATGGATGGTGATTGTTTTAATGGGCTTATGATGGTGGCGTCTGTGGTGGTTGATTTGAAGATGGTGAACATGGGATGGTGTTTGGCAAAATAGTTTTCATAAAATAATAAGATGGTTTTTGGATGTTATTAGAATTCGAATAGAAAAATGAAGATAGAAGCAATTTGATCCTGGTGGTTTTCGTTTGTCAAAAGTTGCAACAACCAAACAGATAGTAATGGTTCAAGATGTTGGTTTGGTGGTCTTGTTTGTTGATAACAACGGATATTAACGGACGTCAATAATGCTCATAGTTATGCACCGTGCTACTGTTATGAACACAACGATAAACAAAGTGGTGTTTGTTGTTTGAGGTGGTTCTTCATCCAAAATGGAGAACCCAGAACTGTAGCATTAGTGATGATGTTAATCGTTCTCGGTTACAAACAAGGACAACGAGAGAGAGGAGATGAGAGAGAGTGGATGTCGTGAGGGTGGCCGTAGGTGGTCATGGGTGATCGGTGGTGTTTGTATGAGGGAGACGGTGGTTGTGGTATGGTGAGGTTGACAGAAAATAATAAGAAAGAAGAAAGATGGGTTGATCATAAGAAAGATGGGTTGATCATGATGCATATGTTTGTACGTGTATATAAGGAAAAGTGtaagaaaaacaaaataaaaaaaaatcctactTGACATGTAAAAGGAATCATATAACAACCCGTGAGTTAATTTGGATGTTTGCTACCGACACTTTTAACTCACAAAATAATATCGTGTCCACTGCtaaacaattaatgtataaaagtgttcctaaaaatctcaaatttttagattaaatatatttaattatttcactcattacctgtttgaaatctgatcaaaaaggttcgaaaattgtttattttctgttcccaTTTATATGTACAGAGTACAAAAACTTatattgaaatggtaaaaaaatatttatcaaaactattgtctttttaatcaaattttggaacaatatttattttaaaacttcttatatatatatataatagacctattttaaaataattaaacgtcaaccgaaagttacagacatttaccatttaagctcaaaattaattatatttaatatacactatgtatatatataaacagttttaaataacaaaatttactattcacataaatatatattaaatgattaaattaaatattacaatatatatatatatatacaagaaatatacatataaaataatagtttttattacaatgtattttattgtacatatttatttataacaataaatgtatataatagtttattaatgttcatgttattatatatactaGGTCcattgcccgtgcgttgcacgaagaGGGTACTTTTTGTTGTATCGGACGTGTGTTTGAGGATAAATCTGAAACTAATTGCAACAGTTAATGAATGAACGTGACACAAATCCAATATCAATTGTCATAGCCACTAAAGCAGGTTGAATAATAGATGGGAAACCTGGTTAAGTTGATACATTCTCTACTATGGGCAGATGCAGTGCATAGACCAAAACTTGCCCAGTAATATAAAGTTCCAGCTAAACCAAAACTTGTACGCTGATTAAGTTACAATTTGAACATAAACATGAAATTCCAGGACAACTACAAACGCCTAACTGTATGTTGGCATACAAAGGAGTAATCATAAACATGTAAGTTATTCCGGCGCAATGCGTGTGATGTAAGTGGTGAACCTGGGCTGTCGAGTTGTAACTTCACCAAATCAGTGATGTTCTCAATGGCAGTCTGATGAAGGAGGGTGGGGCGCTACCGTTCCTGTTTACACGAAACAAACCTGTATTGTTAGTGGATAAGACCTGTAGGCAAACTTTCCAACCAAAAATAAAAATTACTATGTGTTGGAAAATTTGCTGAGTAGCCATCTGTAGAAATATCGGAGAAGTACAATCGTATAACAGGCAACAAAGCATTCATGGGGCGTAGGTTATTGGGGACTGCTCTAATACAGGTAGCTGTTGGCGAAAGTATTCCAGTGACTGCCTTTTTTTGTGTGGGTGTTTACAACGGTAGCAAAGTGATGTATGTAGTATTTAGGTAGTAGTCATAACATACCTCATGGAAGAGGAGTAAACGATTTTACAATCAATTTAGCTACATATGAGATGGTTGTTGGGACGGTTCCCTGCAAGGTGAATTTAAGGGACAACATAAAAGTTACTATAAATGCTTTACTATTAGTATGGGACTTTAGATTTCACCTACATGTAACGAAGATTGTTAAtgtgatatatgtatataatattaggATTTAGTGGTACGTAGAAGGTGTACTACGGACGGAAAAACGAAGCTTATCATTAATGCAGAATAAAATAAAGTAGGTTAATGTAATGAGCATGTGGAAAGTAAGAAGGAAGACGCAGTACCTTTATAAATTGTGATTTAAATTGAAGAAGGTTTCTTTGTAGACAATGTTTCGGGTGTGGGACTGCAGATTCTGATCACTGTCATCTATCATCACTATTTTAAGACCATCGGGGTCGGTAACCCTAGAAAGCGCGACATATAGTTGACCGTGGCTGAAGACGGGCTTAGGGAGGTATAGGCCTACCAATTTCAATGATTGGCCTTGACTCTTGTTTATTGTCATTGCATAACATGGCCTGACCGGGAATTGGATTCGCTGCATCACATAAGGCCATTTGGTTTCTGTGGATGTCAGTACAATTCTAGGAATTATTACTGTTTTCCCAATATGCGACCCGGTGATTATTCTAGCCTGAAGCACAAACTGTTGGAAGTCGGTTATAATAAGGCGCGTTCCGTTACACATCCCACCGCTAGGCCCCAGATTTCGTAGCAGCATAACTGGCTGTCCTATTTTTAATTTCAGTTTATGCGGAGGGACACCGGGAAAATTGAGCTTGTTCAAGAACTCAACTGGATATGCATAGTGTTGTTCAATGTTATCTGTGGAACCCTTGCAGATTTCATCGGAGCTTTTGAATGTCATGCTTACACCATTTAGTTTCCTAAACATGTGTTTGTTGATTGCGTTTGCGTCGTCGTTACGGGGTGTTAAAATAGCGCGTTCACGCAAGTACTCTTCATCATCCTGGTGTAACGTGAAATCTGGGAAAATGGCATCCACAATTGACTCAATCTCTGTTTTTTTGGACTTAATAATGAACTTGGGAGGAATCCGTACCCATGTTGGTTCATCTTCCCCATCCTTGCATTGTGCGGGTACTTTACCTTCTCCTATTTTGAGGACCCACTCGTTGAATTCTTGTTTCCGGGTATCAAGTTGTCCTTCGGCGTTGTATTCGTTTACCCTCATAACACGTGAAAGTGTGTGCAATTGACAATGTTGCCAGAGGTCTGACCTGTTGATACACGCATGAACAACCTCTTGTCTTTTTCCCTTTGGTATTACGGGAAGGATCTGTCTGAAGTCACCGCCTAATAACATAGGCATACCACCAAAAAGTTTTAATCTGTTATCGTCATCTTTAGCACCTAAAATGTCTTTTAAAGTTTTGTCTAATGCCTCAAAAGCAAACCTCTGTGTCATCGGGGCTTCGTCCCAGATAATTAATCTCACTTCTTGCATGAGTGCCGCCAAATGCGTGTTTTGTTTGATCCCGCACGTACTATTCTCCATTAGCTCAAGAGGAATCACGAATCGGCTATGGGCTGTCCGCCCTCCGGGTAAAAGGAGAGATGCTATACCTGTGGTTTTCACACCAGTAGTTCTGTTATGTGTCTACGAAATCTAAGTAACACTATGGGTGAAATTTGTATGCAAAGATATACTGACTAAAAAATAAAGGGAGTTAAGCAAACCTGATGATGCAACTGCAAGCACAATCATCCATTCTGATCTTAATTTGGCCAGAATAGTGTTGTATACGAATGTCTTCCCGGTGCCTCCGGGCCCGTATAAGAAAAAGAAACCTCCTTTTTTTTCAGTGACAGCGTCGATGACCTTTTGATATATTGATAGTTGTTCTGGGTTGAGGGAATTGAAAAGCCTTGAGTGTAACGTATGCATCTCTTTAACATTATAGTTTAACTCTTCTCGAATTAAACGGTTGTCCATTTGGGTCAGCATCGATGGATCGGGTTGTGGGAGATCGGGAAAATCACCTAGGGACTTTCCATTTCTATTTAGTATCCCCTGTATTTCCACTAAACAGTAATTCTTTATCTGTGCTTCAGTTAGGATTAGGTCCGGGAAGTTAAATAATTTTCATTTTTTACGGACGATGTCGTCGGACAAAGCTTCCCAATGTAACTCCCATAATTGTAGTGGTTTATTTACGTGGCAAAATAGTAACATTGTGACAAATAATTCCCGTAATTGTGCACCTGATGCCCAACTTTTTGCTTCTGAGATGGCGTGTGTCCATTCTCTGTCATCAT
The window above is part of the Rutidosis leptorrhynchoides isolate AG116_Rl617_1_P2 chromosome 1, CSIRO_AGI_Rlap_v1, whole genome shotgun sequence genome. Proteins encoded here:
- the LOC139851335 gene encoding uncharacterized protein, which encodes MHTDGACGPEGTGAGIVLKSPEGEEYTFALRFSFPVTNNEAEYEALLSGMRVAKHLEVKELSVYVDSQLVANQINGIFEAHDESMQKYLRLVQELAVDFDLFQITQILRTLNKKADALSKLAALTFSHFKKEIWVEEVKIKSIEENSVSAAVEEEERSWMTPIIEFLTKGTLPIDSSEARKIKMKAPMYLLDKGVLYRKSFLGPHLRCLNPTQAESIIREVHDGMCALHSGHKTVASKIMRLGYYWPSMYRDAAEVIRKCQSCQLHAPVSKTPRHPMIPVASPWPFCKWAIDIVGPFPAGPGGVKFLVVAIDYFTKWVEAKPLKTISGKQIQNFVWENIVCRFGIPNEIVSDNGTQFEGNPFSDWCQELNIKKTFTSVAHRVSMEHKQKLTAVICDGIGVLLEWKQKKKNSVAAVATVKPKEPSVEISEKYNRITGNKAFMGRRLLGTALIQVAVGESIPVTAFFCVGVYNGSKVMYVVFR